A genomic region of Hippoglossus hippoglossus isolate fHipHip1 chromosome 8, fHipHip1.pri, whole genome shotgun sequence contains the following coding sequences:
- the hao1 gene encoding hydroxyacid oxidase 1 isoform X1 gives MSGQRVCVSDFEEEARKVLPKAVYDYYRSGADEQNTLADNVAAFKRWYLVPRVLRDVSVVDLSVSMLGQRLSMPLCVAATAMQRMAHPEGETATARACRAVGTGMMLSSWATSTIEEVMSAMTTSLSGGGVLWLQLYIYKDRELTLSLVRRAEEAGYKAIFVTVDTPYLGRRLDDMRNSFQLPPHLSMSNFSTASLAFSEGNYGNDSGLAVYVAKAIDPTLCWDDITWLKKHTILPVIVKGILNGEDAVKAVNYGVSGILVSNHGARQLDGVPATLDVLDEVVKAVQGRCDVYMDGGVRRGTDILKALALGAKAVFIGRPVLWGLACQGEKGVTEVLELLKEELRLAMALSGCRSVSEVSRSLVRKLDFTSRM, from the exons ATGTCAGgacagcgagtgtgtgtgtctgactttgAGGAGGAAGCTAGAAAGGTTCTTCCCAAAGCTGTGTATGACTACTACCGCTCAGGAGCTGATGAACAAAACACATTGGCTGACAATGTTGCTGCCTTCAAGAG gtggtATCTTGTCCCTCGGGTGTTGAGGGATGTTTCTGTAGTggatctgtctgtctccatgcTGGGCCAGAGGCTCAGCATGCCTCTCTGTGTGGCAGCCACAGCAATGCAGAGGATGGCTCATCCTGAAGGAGAAACAGCTACAGCAAGAG CATGCCGAGCAGTGGGAACAGGGATGATGCTGAGCTCCTGGGCCACCTCTACTAtagaggaagtgatgtcagcAATGACAACCTCATTGAGTGGTGGGGGCGTCCTGTGGCTGCAACTTTATATCTATAAAGACAGAGAGCTCACGCTGTCATTGGTACGCCGTGCAGAGGAAGCGGGCTACAAGGCTATCTTTGTTACCGTGGATACGCCATACCTAGGAAGAAGATTGGACGACATGCGCAACAGCTTTCAACTGCCCCCACACCTTAG TATGTCTAACTTTTCAACAGCCTCCCTGGCATTCTCTGAGGGAAACTATGGCAATGACAGTGGTTTGGCTGTTTATGTTGCAAAAGCAATCGACCCCACCCTCTGTTGGGACGACATTACCTGGCTGAAGAAACATACAATTCTACCTGTGATTGTGAAAGGAATATTGAATG gtGAGGATGCTGTCAAGGCTGTGAACTATGGTGTCAGTGGCATCCTAGTGTCCAATCATGGAGCTCGACAACTGGATGGGGTTCCTGCCACG CTTGATGTGTTAGACGAGGTGGTAAAGGCAGTGCAGGGTCGCTGCGATGTCTACATGGATGGAGGAGTGAGGCGCGGGACAGACATCCTTAAGGCCTTAGCACTGGGAGCAAAGGCCGTCTTCATTGGTCGACCAGTGCTGTGGGGCCTTGCTTGTCAG GGGGAAAAGGGAGTGACTGAGGTCCTTGAACttctgaaggaggagctgcGACTTGCTATGGCACTgtcag gTTGCCGCTCCGTATCTGAGGTGAGCAGGTCCCTGGTCAGGAAACTGGATTTTACCTCCAGGATGTGA
- the hao1 gene encoding hydroxyacid oxidase 1 isoform X2: MSGQRVCVSDFEEEARKVLPKAVYDYYRSGADEQNTLADNVAAFKRWYLVPRVLRDVSVVDLSVSMLGQRLSMPLCVAATAMQRMAHPEGETATAREEAGYKAIFVTVDTPYLGRRLDDMRNSFQLPPHLSMSNFSTASLAFSEGNYGNDSGLAVYVAKAIDPTLCWDDITWLKKHTILPVIVKGILNGEDAVKAVNYGVSGILVSNHGARQLDGVPATLDVLDEVVKAVQGRCDVYMDGGVRRGTDILKALALGAKAVFIGRPVLWGLACQGEKGVTEVLELLKEELRLAMALSGCRSVSEVSRSLVRKLDFTSRM, encoded by the exons ATGTCAGgacagcgagtgtgtgtgtctgactttgAGGAGGAAGCTAGAAAGGTTCTTCCCAAAGCTGTGTATGACTACTACCGCTCAGGAGCTGATGAACAAAACACATTGGCTGACAATGTTGCTGCCTTCAAGAG gtggtATCTTGTCCCTCGGGTGTTGAGGGATGTTTCTGTAGTggatctgtctgtctccatgcTGGGCCAGAGGCTCAGCATGCCTCTCTGTGTGGCAGCCACAGCAATGCAGAGGATGGCTCATCCTGAAGGAGAAACAGCTACAGCAAGAG AGGAAGCGGGCTACAAGGCTATCTTTGTTACCGTGGATACGCCATACCTAGGAAGAAGATTGGACGACATGCGCAACAGCTTTCAACTGCCCCCACACCTTAG TATGTCTAACTTTTCAACAGCCTCCCTGGCATTCTCTGAGGGAAACTATGGCAATGACAGTGGTTTGGCTGTTTATGTTGCAAAAGCAATCGACCCCACCCTCTGTTGGGACGACATTACCTGGCTGAAGAAACATACAATTCTACCTGTGATTGTGAAAGGAATATTGAATG gtGAGGATGCTGTCAAGGCTGTGAACTATGGTGTCAGTGGCATCCTAGTGTCCAATCATGGAGCTCGACAACTGGATGGGGTTCCTGCCACG CTTGATGTGTTAGACGAGGTGGTAAAGGCAGTGCAGGGTCGCTGCGATGTCTACATGGATGGAGGAGTGAGGCGCGGGACAGACATCCTTAAGGCCTTAGCACTGGGAGCAAAGGCCGTCTTCATTGGTCGACCAGTGCTGTGGGGCCTTGCTTGTCAG GGGGAAAAGGGAGTGACTGAGGTCCTTGAACttctgaaggaggagctgcGACTTGCTATGGCACTgtcag gTTGCCGCTCCGTATCTGAGGTGAGCAGGTCCCTGGTCAGGAAACTGGATTTTACCTCCAGGATGTGA